One Thalassotalea hakodatensis DNA segment encodes these proteins:
- a CDS encoding DVUA0089 family protein: MKKFISAAAALMMSLTANATLITESFTGNFDNDESRFYISFDVATDNSLVELTSWGYAGGVNAEGTTIADGGFDSQLFIFDSLGNLLESDDDGSNVVSATSGNSWDAFISRTLNTGSYFAVLTQFDSDYISGDLVTGEWSLSDTTNFVDADDNDRTSFYAFDISGENLTNVGGVGHDTTPVTVPEPGTIALLSLTLLGLVTRKKLTK, encoded by the coding sequence ATGAAAAAATTTATCTCGGCAGCAGCAGCACTGATGATGAGCCTAACGGCAAATGCAACGCTTATTACAGAATCGTTTACAGGTAATTTTGATAACGATGAAAGTCGTTTTTATATCAGCTTTGACGTTGCTACTGACAATTCGTTGGTTGAATTAACAAGCTGGGGTTATGCTGGCGGTGTAAATGCTGAAGGAACTACCATTGCTGACGGTGGCTTTGACAGTCAATTGTTTATTTTTGATAGCCTTGGTAACCTTCTTGAATCTGATGACGATGGTTCTAATGTTGTATCAGCTACAAGTGGTAACAGTTGGGATGCATTCATTTCAAGAACGTTAAACACTGGTTCATACTTTGCAGTATTAACGCAATTCGACAGCGATTACATTTCAGGTGATTTGGTAACAGGTGAATGGTCTTTATCAGATACGACAAATTTTGTTGATGCTGATGATAACGATAGAACTTCATTTTATGCCTTTGATATTTCAGGGGAAAATTTAACCAATGTTGGTGGTGTTGGTCATGATACCACGCCAGTAACGGTACCTGAACCAGGTACAATTGCCTTATTAAGCTTAACGTTATTAGGTTTAGTGACGCGTAAAA
- a CDS encoding TlpA family protein disulfide reductase — protein MQIVFSLILFLFSTFSISKEINPADWLLWHKVETELPYSSTLTIYPPVMLYAENGVLRGSISAPYSLSGNNNRVINEFLITVMDARGNTHFLEPKLESVGFVNDTGISMSSLSSNSFHNGKIQIQLYKTNSVENRQELSDRNKKDMTRQQGIENALTNIRIPKPVLGEVWPIKALTLQGQNIDVIISSSKFTIIQLYSEFCGFCRKAIPLNNALNASENIKVIGIAGTNNFNAFKRHLNTSRLEYSFITYEDDYAESALLEATGQQGFPTYFVLDATKQVLGIFVGNSSLERWLAAQAI, from the coding sequence ATGCAAATCGTATTCAGCCTAATTTTGTTTCTATTCTCAACCTTCAGTATATCTAAAGAGATTAATCCTGCCGATTGGTTACTCTGGCATAAGGTTGAAACTGAGTTACCTTATTCATCAACGTTAACAATTTATCCACCCGTAATGCTTTATGCAGAAAATGGAGTGCTTAGAGGCTCTATTTCTGCACCTTACTCTCTTAGCGGCAATAACAATAGAGTTATTAATGAATTTTTAATTACAGTCATGGATGCGCGAGGAAATACTCATTTTCTTGAACCTAAACTGGAATCAGTGGGCTTTGTTAATGATACTGGTATTAGTATGTCCTCTCTTAGCTCTAACTCTTTCCATAACGGTAAAATTCAAATCCAGCTTTACAAAACTAATTCAGTAGAGAATCGTCAGGAGTTGTCTGATAGAAATAAAAAAGACATGACTAGACAACAAGGAATTGAAAATGCTTTAACCAACATAAGAATTCCTAAACCAGTTTTAGGAGAAGTATGGCCCATTAAAGCTTTAACATTACAAGGACAGAATATAGATGTGATCATCTCTTCATCAAAATTCACAATAATCCAACTTTATAGTGAATTTTGTGGTTTCTGTAGAAAAGCAATTCCTTTGAATAACGCATTGAATGCTTCTGAGAATATTAAAGTTATAGGTATAGCTGGAACAAACAATTTTAACGCATTTAAGAGACACTTAAATACTAGTAGACTTGAATACTCGTTCATTACTTATGAAGACGACTACGCAGAATCAGCTCTGTTAGAAGCTACAGGACAACAGGGTTTCCCTACGTATTTTGTTCTGGACGCGACAAAGCAAGTACTCGGAATTTTTGTAGGGAACTCTTCTCTTGAGAGGTGGCTAGCAGCTCAAGCGATATAA
- the fadA gene encoding acetyl-CoA C-acyltransferase FadA: MKEVVIVDCIRTPMGRSKAGIFRNTRAETLSAHLMQQLLVRNPNLDPNSIEDIIWGNVKQTKEQGFNIARNAQLLTDIPKHVGAVTVNRLCGSSMQALHDAATNIMAEQGDVYIIGGVEHMGHVPMMYDVDFDPALSKYISRAAGNMGLTAELLGRQHGVTREQQDAFGARSHQKAHEATIEGRWASEIVATQGHDSVTGALTMIDHDEVIRPETTIETLSGLRPVFDPANGTVTAGTSSALSDGASAMLVMSAEKAAAMGLTPRVKIRGMGVAGCDPSTMGYGPVPATKKALKRAGLTIEDIELAEFNEAFAAQALSCVRALGIEDKMDDMINLNGGAIALGHPLGCSGSRISTTLINLMEGKDANIGLATMCIGLGQGIATVFERV, translated from the coding sequence ATGAAAGAAGTCGTAATTGTTGATTGTATTCGCACACCAATGGGGCGTTCAAAAGCTGGTATTTTCCGAAATACACGTGCTGAAACATTGTCTGCACATTTGATGCAGCAGTTGTTAGTTAGAAATCCAAATTTAGATCCTAATTCGATTGAAGATATTATTTGGGGTAATGTTAAACAAACCAAAGAACAAGGCTTTAATATTGCCAGAAATGCACAATTGTTAACAGATATTCCCAAGCATGTTGGTGCTGTTACAGTAAACCGTTTATGTGGTTCTTCAATGCAAGCATTACATGATGCAGCAACGAACATTATGGCCGAACAGGGAGATGTTTATATCATTGGTGGTGTTGAGCATATGGGCCATGTACCGATGATGTATGATGTTGATTTTGATCCAGCATTAAGCAAATACATCTCACGTGCTGCGGGTAATATGGGATTGACCGCCGAATTGCTTGGTAGACAACATGGTGTTACTCGTGAGCAACAAGATGCCTTTGGCGCGCGGTCACACCAAAAAGCACATGAAGCGACTATTGAAGGTCGTTGGGCAAGTGAAATAGTTGCTACTCAAGGGCATGATTCAGTCACTGGCGCACTTACCATGATCGATCATGATGAAGTCATTCGTCCTGAAACGACCATTGAAACATTGTCAGGTTTACGTCCTGTATTTGACCCTGCTAACGGTACAGTCACCGCAGGTACTTCTTCTGCGCTTTCTGATGGTGCGTCAGCAATGTTAGTGATGTCAGCTGAAAAAGCGGCTGCGATGGGGTTAACGCCACGGGTTAAAATTAGAGGTATGGGCGTTGCGGGTTGTGATCCTTCAACCATGGGTTATGGTCCAGTTCCAGCTACAAAAAAAGCATTAAAACGTGCTGGTCTTACTATTGAAGATATTGAACTGGCTGAATTTAATGAAGCCTTTGCTGCACAAGCATTATCATGTGTGAGAGCGCTTGGCATTGAAGATAAAATGGATGACATGATCAACCTAAACGGTGGAGCGATTGCACTAGGTCACCCATTAGGATGTTCAGGCTCCCGCATTTCAACTACTTTAATCAATTTGATGGAAGGTAAAGATGCAAACATTGGCTTAGCAACGATGTGTATTGGTTTAGGTCAAGGTATAGCAACGGTGTTTGAGCGGGTGTAA
- the fadB gene encoding fatty acid oxidation complex subunit alpha FadB, whose product MLFQGKSLSAELLDAGVVEFKFDAEGSVNKFDQETFKEFIAVIEAIKQCKDAKGVLVTSGKSNFIVGADITEFLETFKQPVDELIPWIKNGSDVFDAFEDLAMPTVVALNGFALGGGCEMSLACDYRIADTTVSIGLPEVKLGLMPGFGGTVRLPRVIGADNAIEWMSTGKAFKPAQALATGVLDAVVEPEQLRVAALSTLHEAIAGKLDWRAKRQPKLSPLTLSATEKVMTFNTCKGMVAAKAGKHYPAPMATINVIEAAADLDRSGAMALENEGFAKLAKTEAATAQIGLFLADQVVKGKAKKASKMATKQVDRAAVLGAGIMGGGIAYQSAYKGTPIVMKDINNEALDLGLSTAAGILTKLADRGRINAKKLAGVLNNITPTLSYEGVKDADIVVEAVVENPKVKGMVLAEVEAAVAEDAILTSNTSTISIDLLAQSVKRKDKFCGMHFFNPVHKMPLVEVIRGKDTSDETVAAVVAYAAKMGKSPIVVNDCPGFYINRVLFPYFAGFSQLVLEGADFTAVDKVMEKQFGWPMGPAYLLDVVGIDTADHCTGVMSEGFPTRMAKIDNDPVSKLYQANCFGQKNGHGFYDYGKDKRGKPTKVASEKAYQLFEVEQKDFTSEEIIARLMVPMVNEVVRCLEEGVVGSAAEADMGLIYGLGFPPFRGGPIRYLETLGLDNFIAMADKYAHLGEIYQVTDGLRNMAAEGKSYFSTDVKTA is encoded by the coding sequence ATGTTATTTCAAGGCAAAAGCCTTTCTGCCGAACTACTGGATGCTGGAGTTGTTGAGTTTAAGTTCGACGCCGAAGGTTCAGTAAATAAGTTTGACCAGGAAACTTTTAAAGAATTCATCGCAGTCATTGAAGCGATAAAACAGTGTAAAGATGCCAAAGGGGTATTAGTGACCTCTGGTAAATCCAACTTTATTGTCGGTGCTGATATCACTGAATTTCTAGAAACATTCAAACAGCCGGTAGATGAACTTATTCCATGGATTAAAAATGGCTCTGATGTATTCGACGCTTTTGAAGATTTAGCTATGCCAACGGTTGTGGCACTTAATGGCTTTGCACTAGGCGGTGGTTGTGAAATGTCATTAGCTTGTGATTACCGTATTGCTGATACAACGGTTTCAATCGGCCTACCTGAGGTAAAATTAGGATTAATGCCTGGTTTTGGCGGTACTGTTAGGCTACCTCGTGTAATAGGTGCCGATAATGCGATTGAATGGATGTCTACGGGTAAAGCATTTAAACCTGCACAAGCATTGGCAACAGGTGTATTGGATGCCGTTGTTGAGCCAGAGCAATTACGTGTAGCAGCGCTAAGTACTTTACATGAAGCGATTGCTGGAAAACTAGATTGGCGAGCTAAACGCCAACCTAAGTTATCACCCTTGACGTTATCTGCAACAGAGAAAGTGATGACGTTCAATACCTGTAAAGGCATGGTTGCTGCAAAAGCGGGTAAACATTACCCTGCACCAATGGCGACGATCAATGTGATTGAAGCCGCAGCTGATCTTGATCGTAGTGGCGCAATGGCATTAGAAAATGAAGGCTTTGCAAAGCTTGCAAAAACCGAAGCTGCAACAGCTCAAATAGGGTTGTTTCTAGCAGATCAAGTTGTTAAAGGTAAAGCGAAAAAAGCCAGTAAAATGGCAACTAAACAAGTTGACCGTGCTGCAGTGCTTGGTGCCGGTATCATGGGTGGTGGTATAGCATATCAATCGGCGTATAAAGGTACGCCAATCGTCATGAAAGATATCAATAATGAAGCACTTGATTTAGGTTTAAGCACGGCTGCTGGCATATTAACCAAGCTAGCCGATCGAGGTCGTATTAATGCGAAAAAGCTCGCTGGCGTACTGAATAATATTACACCAACGTTAAGCTATGAGGGTGTAAAAGATGCTGATATCGTTGTGGAAGCGGTTGTTGAAAACCCTAAAGTAAAAGGCATGGTACTTGCCGAAGTGGAAGCAGCTGTTGCTGAAGATGCTATTTTAACGTCAAATACTTCAACGATTTCTATCGATTTATTAGCGCAAAGTGTTAAGCGAAAAGATAAATTTTGCGGTATGCATTTTTTCAATCCTGTACATAAAATGCCACTGGTTGAAGTGATTCGCGGTAAAGATACTTCTGACGAAACCGTTGCTGCTGTTGTTGCATACGCAGCAAAGATGGGTAAATCGCCTATTGTTGTGAATGATTGCCCTGGTTTTTATATTAACCGTGTACTTTTTCCTTATTTTGCTGGTTTTAGTCAGTTGGTACTTGAAGGTGCTGACTTTACAGCCGTTGATAAAGTGATGGAAAAACAGTTTGGTTGGCCAATGGGCCCAGCATATCTGCTCGATGTTGTTGGAATTGATACTGCTGATCATTGTACAGGCGTTATGTCTGAAGGCTTTCCTACTCGCATGGCTAAAATTGACAATGATCCCGTAAGTAAATTATACCAAGCAAATTGTTTTGGTCAGAAAAATGGCCATGGCTTCTATGATTACGGAAAAGATAAACGAGGTAAACCAACTAAGGTTGCCTCAGAGAAAGCCTATCAATTATTCGAAGTTGAACAAAAAGACTTTACCAGCGAAGAAATTATTGCACGCTTAATGGTGCCGATGGTTAATGAAGTGGTACGTTGTTTAGAAGAAGGGGTTGTAGGTTCAGCCGCTGAAGCAGATATGGGCTTAATCTACGGCTTAGGATTTCCACCGTTTAGAGGTGGCCCAATACGATATTTAGAAACATTGGGCTTAGATAATTTTATCGCGATGGCAGATAAATATGCGCATTTAGGTGAGATTTACCAAGTAACAGATGGTCTACGTAATATGGCTGCTGAAGGTAAATCATATTTTTCCACTGACGTTAAAACTGCCTAG
- a CDS encoding ABC transporter permease: MKYVAMFYDTLAELAQHKLRTLLTLLGMVFGVGAVIAMLNIGEGAEREAMKMIETMGLRNLIVDSKSFEEQELKEQRKHSSGLTIRDGEIALASLPFIEAFSAQKVIDTYTIFSAQGQSKTEAVGVSPSYFELSSLTVADGRLLTKQDHIEYKQVVVLGSNAAKQLFPQNDAVGQNVKINHLWFKVVGVIYNPMLKKSEFQGVKLGNEQDQLFIPLNTAIYKFKRKTLSSELSSIKFKLVEDVDPTLAAASIEHLLTRRHNDVDDFEMTVPAQLLAQQKQTQQIFNIVMSCVAGISLLVGGIGIMNIMLATVLERTKEIGLLRAVGATQKDIQMQFMAESFTISILGGLIGVVFGILLSEAIALYSDWAVSWSLTAIILSFSICALVGLTFGVYPAIKASQLDPIDALQSD, from the coding sequence ATGAAATACGTTGCGATGTTTTATGACACGCTAGCAGAGCTCGCACAGCATAAGCTACGTACGCTTTTAACGCTTCTGGGTATGGTTTTTGGTGTTGGTGCCGTTATTGCTATGTTAAATATTGGCGAAGGTGCTGAGCGAGAAGCAATGAAAATGATTGAAACTATGGGGCTAAGAAACCTAATCGTAGACAGTAAATCATTTGAAGAACAGGAATTAAAAGAGCAACGCAAGCATTCATCTGGACTCACTATTCGTGATGGTGAAATTGCGCTAGCATCTTTACCCTTTATCGAAGCATTCAGTGCACAAAAGGTCATTGACACATATACGATATTTAGCGCGCAAGGACAATCTAAAACAGAAGCCGTGGGTGTAAGCCCAAGTTACTTTGAGCTTTCTAGTTTAACGGTTGCTGATGGACGGCTCTTAACTAAGCAAGATCACATCGAATATAAGCAAGTGGTTGTGTTAGGTAGTAACGCAGCAAAGCAATTGTTTCCACAAAATGATGCCGTAGGCCAAAACGTTAAAATTAATCACTTATGGTTTAAAGTTGTTGGCGTAATATACAATCCAATGTTAAAAAAGTCAGAGTTTCAAGGCGTTAAATTAGGTAACGAACAAGACCAATTATTTATTCCGTTAAACACTGCGATTTATAAGTTTAAGCGTAAAACGCTCTCTAGCGAACTCTCTAGTATAAAGTTTAAATTAGTAGAAGATGTTGATCCGACACTTGCTGCTGCTTCAATCGAGCATTTATTGACTAGGCGCCATAATGACGTTGATGATTTTGAAATGACGGTGCCAGCACAGTTACTAGCACAACAGAAACAAACCCAGCAAATTTTCAATATTGTTATGTCATGTGTTGCGGGAATTTCATTGCTCGTTGGGGGAATTGGAATTATGAATATTATGCTTGCAACAGTGCTAGAGCGCACCAAAGAAATTGGTCTATTACGCGCTGTTGGTGCAACACAAAAAGACATTCAAATGCAGTTCATGGCTGAAAGCTTTACTATCTCTATTTTAGGAGGCTTGATAGGCGTTGTTTTTGGTATTTTACTCTCTGAGGCGATCGCGCTTTATTCTGACTGGGCAGTTTCTTGGTCATTAACGGCCATTATCCTTTCTTTTTCTATTTGTGCGTTAGTGGGATTAACGTTTGGTGTGTACCCTGCCATTAAAGCCTCGCAACTAGATCCTATCGATGCGTTACAAAGTGACTAA
- a CDS encoding efflux RND transporter periplasmic adaptor subunit, protein MKKIILLITFISVLLGCSEQTAKPLLYTVQHDNFSIQIPARGELFAAKATVISTPISRSGSQVLSWLAPEYAFVKQGEIIAKFDGEVMVKSKEAKLNELNMTLQDIQDKSGQLNKELTSINKDITLVGEEKTFADKFAIEDERILSKLEILESMQDSQYLGTKQEYLEWKEGNFSESSSGEMSLLEMKKNQHQTNLNMLEDSLSKLEIKAPHDGMIVYQSNWRGEKSRPGQMYWPGQKIAELPDIQEMKVKLFVAEKEAIDLTKDAPVSFLLNADVSKRFNGKVESISAYPSSIERGDPQKYFEVIVVLSEQQPSLFVPGRKVTATIMIQPPKEKLVVPLQAVFSQNNEQFVWLYTQGKFEKTPVKLGQTSLSHAVIEQGLKPGQEISLVERGVS, encoded by the coding sequence ATGAAGAAAATAATACTGCTAATTACGTTTATTTCTGTGCTTTTAGGTTGTAGTGAACAAACGGCTAAACCATTACTTTACACCGTTCAACACGATAATTTCTCTATTCAAATTCCAGCAAGAGGTGAGCTTTTCGCCGCTAAAGCGACGGTTATTAGTACACCGATATCACGCAGTGGTTCTCAGGTACTTTCTTGGTTAGCTCCGGAGTATGCGTTTGTTAAACAAGGTGAAATCATTGCCAAATTTGATGGTGAGGTGATGGTTAAAAGTAAAGAAGCTAAGCTTAATGAACTCAACATGACGTTACAAGATATACAAGATAAATCCGGCCAGCTTAATAAAGAGTTAACGAGCATTAATAAAGATATCACGTTAGTGGGAGAAGAGAAGACTTTTGCCGATAAATTCGCCATTGAAGATGAGCGTATTTTGTCAAAACTTGAGATATTAGAATCAATGCAAGACAGCCAATATTTAGGCACTAAACAAGAGTACCTTGAATGGAAGGAAGGCAACTTTAGCGAAAGTTCATCGGGTGAAATGAGCTTGTTAGAAATGAAAAAAAATCAGCATCAAACTAATTTAAATATGTTGGAAGACAGCCTTTCGAAGCTTGAGATTAAAGCACCGCATGACGGTATGATTGTTTATCAAAGTAATTGGCGAGGCGAAAAATCTCGACCAGGACAGATGTACTGGCCAGGTCAAAAAATTGCAGAATTACCTGATATTCAAGAAATGAAGGTAAAATTATTTGTGGCAGAAAAAGAAGCGATTGATTTAACCAAAGATGCGCCTGTTTCTTTTTTATTAAACGCAGATGTAAGTAAACGTTTTAATGGTAAAGTAGAAAGTATTTCGGCGTATCCTAGCTCTATTGAAAGAGGCGATCCGCAAAAGTATTTTGAAGTAATTGTAGTGCTTTCTGAACAGCAACCTTCATTATTTGTACCGGGTAGAAAAGTAACAGCCACCATCATGATTCAACCACCGAAAGAGAAGCTAGTGGTACCGCTGCAAGCGGTTTTCTCACAAAACAATGAGCAATTTGTTTGGCTATATACACAAGGAAAGTTTGAAAAAACGCCGGTTAAACTTGGACAAACAAGTTTAAGCCATGCAGTGATTGAACAAGGTCTTAAGCCGGGACAAGAAATATCGCTTGTTGAAAGAGGAGTAAGTTAA
- a CDS encoding HlyD family secretion protein — protein MKYIFLIACCFTLMSCSEVKSVSKVQSEKMAIITASGELESKTSALIAPPSVGHMWQYQIKTLVPDNSKVNAGQLLVAFDDKKTSDRLRDEQAKLQQAKKELENKQNREQEKEQELILALAEKQMEFDKSQRRINIVDNSQSDNDRRKAKIDFTIAESDLVMANKRLAFHRKNSVMNLKRLTGKVNRITSKVNALLADKEKLKVKAPIDGMVIYRANWQGEKPAVGENIQFGQPIIELAVLEEMQVLAQITEPDSGKVSEGQTVKILLDSANEVTYEGKIAEMGRVFRDKSHQDKTRVIDAVISLDDINLKVMRPGMSARIEVLPTTSKARKAGDE, from the coding sequence GTGAAATATATATTTTTAATCGCCTGCTGTTTCACTTTAATGTCATGTAGTGAAGTTAAAAGCGTATCAAAAGTTCAGTCTGAAAAAATGGCTATCATCACCGCAAGTGGCGAGCTTGAATCTAAAACATCAGCATTAATTGCACCGCCCTCTGTTGGTCATATGTGGCAATATCAAATTAAAACACTTGTGCCAGACAACAGTAAAGTCAACGCTGGTCAATTACTGGTTGCCTTTGATGATAAAAAGACCTCAGATCGTTTGAGAGATGAACAAGCTAAATTGCAACAAGCAAAAAAAGAGTTGGAAAATAAACAAAATAGAGAACAAGAAAAAGAACAAGAGTTAATCCTTGCCTTGGCCGAAAAACAAATGGAATTTGATAAGTCACAACGGCGAATTAACATTGTTGATAATAGTCAATCAGATAACGACAGAAGAAAAGCAAAGATAGATTTTACCATTGCTGAAAGTGATTTAGTGATGGCCAATAAACGCTTGGCGTTCCATCGTAAAAACTCAGTGATGAATTTAAAACGCCTTACCGGAAAAGTTAACCGTATTACCTCAAAGGTGAATGCCTTATTAGCTGATAAGGAAAAATTGAAAGTGAAAGCGCCAATCGATGGCATGGTGATATATCGCGCTAATTGGCAAGGTGAAAAGCCAGCGGTTGGTGAAAATATACAATTTGGCCAACCGATTATTGAACTTGCAGTACTTGAAGAGATGCAAGTACTTGCACAAATTACTGAACCAGACAGCGGCAAAGTGAGTGAAGGACAAACAGTTAAAATACTTTTAGATAGTGCCAATGAAGTGACCTATGAAGGCAAAATAGCAGAAATGGGGCGTGTATTTCGTGATAAGTCTCACCAAGATAAAACCCGGGTAATCGACGCGGTGATTTCACTCGATGATATCAACTTGAAAGTGATGCGCCCGGGCATGAGTGCACGTATTGAAGTACTGCCTACAACAAGTAAAGCAAGAAAGGCAGGAGACGAATAA
- a CDS encoding HlyD family secretion protein: protein MRCLILFLTLMASHVIAQESMLLSGRVKANESQVFYSPKTDNWRSQVQWMLPEGEVAKEGDVVVVFDSGSILSNIEQAETNLIVAEDELHRVTSEATQNLLEAQHQVKRTALLLEKAKIDASVGKQFISQFDYEKNQLDYEKALIAHAKAKDNLVQVNITNEVNVTKKKLTIEKHQRSLSYNQYKLKQMSLNAEREGPVIYGSHPWNGEKVFVGMTAQPSWKIAEIPSSKGMFIEAWLHEVDYKKVSKGSTGKLIFDAYPQHQFTTSLLNISTQPEVRKEWGEDVYYRLKFELAEKPKFILLPGMSVQIALAGEKS from the coding sequence ATGCGTTGCTTAATCTTGTTTTTAACACTAATGGCGTCACATGTAATAGCACAAGAAAGTATGTTGCTTTCGGGTCGGGTTAAAGCAAATGAAAGCCAAGTGTTCTATTCACCGAAAACGGATAATTGGCGAAGTCAAGTACAATGGATGTTGCCAGAGGGAGAGGTAGCCAAAGAAGGCGATGTGGTAGTGGTGTTCGATAGTGGCTCAATACTCAGCAACATTGAACAAGCCGAAACAAATTTAATTGTCGCAGAAGATGAATTACATCGTGTTACTTCAGAGGCCACTCAAAATCTTTTGGAGGCACAGCATCAAGTGAAGCGTACAGCCTTGTTGTTAGAAAAAGCGAAAATTGATGCAAGTGTTGGTAAACAGTTCATTAGCCAATTCGATTATGAAAAAAATCAGCTTGATTATGAAAAGGCGCTCATCGCTCATGCCAAAGCAAAAGATAATTTAGTGCAAGTCAACATCACCAATGAAGTGAATGTCACCAAGAAAAAACTCACCATTGAAAAACATCAACGTTCGTTATCTTACAATCAATACAAGCTTAAACAAATGAGCCTTAATGCGGAACGTGAAGGGCCTGTTATTTATGGTTCTCATCCGTGGAATGGTGAAAAAGTATTTGTTGGCATGACAGCTCAGCCTTCTTGGAAAATAGCTGAAATTCCGTCCTCAAAAGGGATGTTTATTGAGGCGTGGTTGCACGAAGTTGACTATAAAAAAGTATCAAAAGGTAGCACTGGTAAGCTAATATTTGATGCTTACCCTCAGCATCAATTTACAACGTCGTTATTAAATATTTCTACACAGCCAGAGGTGCGCAAAGAGTGGGGTGAAGATGTTTATTATCGCCTTAAGTTTGAATTAGCGGAAAAACCGAAGTTTATATTATTGCCTGGCATGAGTGTGCAAATAGCGCTTGCAGGAGAAAAATCGTGA
- a CDS encoding ABC transporter ATP-binding protein, translating to MITLNNVSRVYGHDASEVIALDNVSLSINDNEFVAVMGQSGSGKSSLMNILGALDTPTSGEYLLSGQSIQQMDDESLSQIRNRKIGFIFQTFHLLPRLTALENVTVPLRYSQYTAEQAVAKGEAMLAKVGLTDRAHHKPFEMSGGQRQRVAIARALVNEPQVIFADEPTGNLDSKTSYEIMDLLVSLHQLGQTIVLVTHEEDIAEYAQRVIRMRDGKIIEDTSCVA from the coding sequence ATGATTACGCTAAATAATGTTTCTCGCGTGTATGGGCATGATGCCTCAGAAGTTATCGCGTTAGATAATGTTTCTTTATCAATTAATGATAACGAATTTGTAGCTGTAATGGGGCAGTCAGGCTCCGGTAAGTCAAGTTTAATGAATATACTTGGTGCGTTAGATACACCAACGTCGGGTGAATATTTATTATCCGGACAGAGTATTCAACAAATGGATGATGAGTCGTTATCGCAAATTCGCAATCGAAAAATAGGTTTCATTTTTCAAACGTTTCATTTGTTACCGCGATTAACCGCCTTAGAGAATGTCACTGTGCCTTTAAGGTATTCACAATATACCGCTGAACAAGCGGTTGCGAAAGGTGAAGCCATGCTAGCGAAAGTGGGCTTAACTGATAGAGCACATCATAAACCTTTTGAAATGTCAGGTGGCCAACGCCAACGTGTTGCTATTGCGCGTGCTTTAGTTAATGAACCACAAGTGATTTTTGCTGATGAGCCTACCGGAAATTTAGACAGCAAAACATCGTATGAAATTATGGATTTGTTAGTGTCTTTGCATCAATTAGGGCAAACCATCGTGTTAGTGACTCATGAAGAAGATATTGCTGAATATGCACAACGCGTGATCAGAATGCGCGACGGTAAAATTATAGAGGATACATCATGCGTTGCTTAA